A single window of Pogoniulus pusillus isolate bPogPus1 chromosome 11, bPogPus1.pri, whole genome shotgun sequence DNA harbors:
- the LOC135179449 gene encoding uncharacterized protein LOC135179449 — protein sequence MPRRKEVPALRSLCLQSLAQHMQSLWVKDYSDNYLDEYQFRFVMGPFNDLAGNLVQELIQLLGESRRLTRAALHLLLVPHLQELSLRPCPSLASNAIGQLITMRCKNLSSLDLHGCSRLSVDVLVDLAESLPQLCRLRLAGTQANVQVLSAVGSCCRRLQELDVSCCKKVSPRALRYLAYDPLTQTLCCPNLRVLLARDVEPVENMVPALAFLLLALPRLEFLAHSAVPEALCLFHECQFGGTEDTEGFPSLAELAQQRGAVPGGPPLTLSLQHIEEVEDLALATIHAICPRAKEASVWLGDAPGLASSWELLGWDHLVRLTLGCGGQQRRMLTEVLPLLQKLGPRLQSLVLHGFCCQDELLLPTLFASCPSLQTFSAELHVTPDTNLHLEVPEDPPHWATDLLPHSLTKLRSFSLTLASTADIFPAQHRLALCATLASLLCHAPHLQTLHLLSVPFPLDSVFETVLAAAGPPLLELQELSLAKSSVSSQTVWLLLTSDSHLRHLDLSHCWNISRRDYDSFLKMAQMQQLELDIAWE from the exons CTGGCAACTTGGTGCAGGAGCTGATCCAACTGCTGGGCGAGAGCCGGCGCCTGACACGGGCTGCACTTcacctgctgctggtgccacacctgcaggagctcagcctgCGGCCatgccccagcctggccagcaaTGCCATTGGCCAGCTCATCACCATGCGCTGCAAG AACCTGAGCTCCCTGGACCTGCACGGCTGCAGCCGGCTCTCAGTAGACGTTCTGGTGGACCTGGCTGAGAGTCTGCCACAGCTGTGCcggctgaggctggcagggacccaGGCCAACGTCCAGGTGCTCTCAGCTGTGGGTTCCTGCTGCCGgcgcctgcaggagctggatgTGTCCTGCTGCAAGAAGGTGTCCCCGCGCGCCCTGCGGTACCTGGCCTACGACCCTCTGACCCAGACCCTCTGCTGCCCCAACCTCCGCGTCCTGCTGGCCCGCGACGTGGAGCCAGTGGAGAACATGGTGCCAGCACTGgccttcctgctgctggccctgccacGCTTGGAGTTTCTGGCCCACAGTGCAGTGCCAGAAGCTCTCTGCCTCTTCCACGAGTGCCAGTTTGGTGGCACAGAGGACACTGAGGGTTTTCCCTCACTGGCAGAGCTGGCGCAGCAACGAGGGGCTGTCCCTGGTGGCCCGCCACTCACCCTGTCCCTTCAGCACATCGAGGAGGTAGAGGACCTGGCTCTGGCTACCATCCATGCCATCTGTCCTCGAGCCAAGGAGGCCAGTGTGTGGTTAGGGGACGCCCCAGGCCTGGCAAGCAGCTGGGAACTGCTGGGCTGGGACCACCTGGTCCGACTGACCTTGGGCTGTGGCGGCCAGCAGAGACGGATGCTGACAGAGGTGCTGCCGTTGTTGCAGAAACTGGGCCCTCGCCTGCAGAGCCTGGTCCTGCATGGCTTCTGCTGCCAGGATGAGCTCTTGCTGCCTACCCTATTTgccagctgccccagcctgcagacCTTCAGTGCCGAGCTGCATGTCACACCGGACACCAATCTCCACCTCGAGGTCCCAGAGGACCCTCCACACTGGGCCACCGACCTGCTGCCCCACAGCCTCACCAAGCTCCGCAGCTTCTCCCTGACCCTGGCCAGCACTGCTGACATcttccctgcacagcacaggttGGCATTGTGTGCCACACTGGCCTCGCTGCTGTGCCACGCTCCACacctccagactcttcacctgCTCAGTGTGCCCTTCCCACTGGACTCGGTGTTCGAGACggtgctggcagcagcgggGCCACCACTGCttgagctgcaggagctctctCTGGCCAAGAGCTCTGTGTCCAGCCAGACTGTGTGGCTCCTGCTGACCTCCGACAGCCACCTGCGCCACTTGGACCTGTCCCACTGCTGGAACATCTCCCGAAGAGACTATGACAGCTTTCTGAAGATGGCACagatgcagcagctggagctggacaTTGCTTGGGAGTAG